From a single Arachis hypogaea cultivar Tifrunner chromosome 3, arahy.Tifrunner.gnm2.J5K5, whole genome shotgun sequence genomic region:
- the LOC112790684 gene encoding inositol oxygenase 2, with the protein MTILIEQPIFDSQFDVKNVDSNETNELVLDGGFSMPKEVSQNGFATPEVNSFGHSFRDYDAESERQKGVEEFYKLQHINQTYDFVKKMREHYGKLDKAEMGIWECCELLNEVVDESDPDLDEPQIQHLLQSAEAIRKDYPNEDWLHLTALIHDLGKILLLPQFGELSQWAVVGDTFPVGCAFDEANIHHKYFKENPDIKNPAYGTKDGIYTKECGLNNVMMSWGHDDYMYLVAKENGTTLPSAGLFIIRYHSFYPLHREGAYTHLMNDEDRENLKWLHVFNKYDLYSKSKVLVDVEKVKPYYQSLIAKYFPAKLRW; encoded by the exons ATGACTATTCTCATTGAGCAACCTATCTTCG ATTCACAATTTGACGTGAAGAATGTGGACTCTAACGAAACCAACGAGCTTGTGTTGGATGGTGGATTTTCAATGCCAAAGGAGGTGTCTCAGAATGGATTCGCAACCCCAGAAGTGAATTCATTTGGCCATTCCTTCAG GGATTATGATGCTGAAAGTGAAAGGCAAAAGGGTGTGGAGGAATTCTATAAATTGCAACACATCAACCAGACATATGACTTC GTGAAGAAAATGAGGGAGCACTACGGAAAATTGGACAAAGCTGAAATGGGCATATGGGAATGTTGTGAGTTGCTTAATGAAGTGGTAGATGAAAGCGATCCTGATTTAGATGAACCTCAAATTCAACATTTACTTCAATCTGCTGAAGCTATTAGAAAAGATTATCCTAATGAGGATTGGTTACATTTGACTGCTCTCATTCATG atcTTGGAAAGATTCTTCTACTTCCTCAATTTGGTGAGCTTTCTCAATGGGCGGTTGTTG GAGATACATTTCCGGTTGGTTGTGCCTTCGATGAAGCAAACATTCACCACAAG TATTTCAAGGAAAACCCTGATATCAAAAATCCTGCATATGGCACAAAGGATGGAATCTACACTAAAGAATGTGGACTCAATAACGTAATGATGTCATGGGGACACGATGATTATATGTATTTG GTTGCTAAGGAAAATGGCACTACTCTGCCTTCAGCAGGATTGTTCATTATTAGATATCACTCTTTCTATC CTTTACACAGAGAAGGTGCATATACACATCTCATGAATGATGAAGATCGTGAAAACTTAAAATGGCTACACGTATTCAA CAAATATGATCTGTATAGTAAGAGCAAAGTCTTAGTTGATGTAGAAAAAGTTAAGCCATACTATCAATCTCTTATTGCGAAG TATTTCCCAGCAAAGCTTAGATGGTGa